GACACCGGGGCCAAAACCTTAAACCTCTCGGTCGATTTGCAGATAGCTGAGTCCGCTCACATCGAGCCAGTACCGTGTGGGCGTCTCCACGAGGCGCAGCAGCACGCCCTCACAGGAAGCGCAGCGCACGACGATTCCCGGAGCGTCAACGTACACCATCGTCTCCCCGAAGGCGCGGACCGCGCCGCAATGCCTGCACCGTCCGATCGCGGCAACGATATCGAAGCGGAACAGTTCCCAGAGCGGTCCTGCCACCGCGTTTCCGTCCAGGTGGGGTATTGCATTGGCTACGCGTCCGGCGATGTCCTGATCCTCGAGGCCCGGATCCGTAGCGTCCGGGGAATCGGAGCCGTTGTTGCCACTCACCGGGTTCCTCCTGTTCCGCCGAAGCGCTCGGTCTTGATCGAGGCGGCGGGGTATTCCGCTCGCACGAGCCATTCCGCGACTGTTTCCACGAAGACGGTCTGGCCACAGATGAAGATGTCCGGGGTGGGGTCCTTCGGCAAGATGTTGGCCAGCAGGGTTTCCGCCGTGAGCCTTTGCGGAGCAGTCGGCCAATCCTTCGGCGCCTTCCGTGTGTAGGCGTAGTCGATGACGAGCTTGTGGGATTCTTGGCCCAAGGTTTGGAGTTCTTCCCGATAGAAGCCCGCTTCGGGCGACTTGAGCGAATAGAGCAGCCGGAACTGCGATGGATTTTCCGATGCCTGGTGCGCTCGGATCATGGACATGAGCGGCACGATGCCGGACCCTCCGGCAATTAGCTGAACGGGGTTCTTGTCGGTCGGTTTCCAGACGAACCAGCCGCCCACAGGCCCGCGGATCTCCAACTGGTCCCCGACCGCCAGTTCCCGGACCAAATAGGGGGAGACTTCTCCGTTGGCCAATTCGTCAACGGTAATCTCCAGGGTTTCGTCCATGCCTGCCCTTGCCACAGAGTACGAGCGCACGGCCGAGTACCCGTCGTCGGCGGTGAGGCGTATGTCGATGTGCTGTCCGGCGAGGTTGCCGTTCAGGCCGTTCACCCGCAGCCCTATTGTCCTGGCGGTTTCCGTTTCGGGCATGATGCTGACGACGTCGGCCACGCGCCATAGCGTGCTCATCCGACGCACCTCATGAGTAGCGCTCCTCCCGCCACGGGTCGCCGTGGAGGTGGTAGCCGTTGGATTCCCAGAAACCAGGAACGTCATCCTGCGTCAGCTCGATGCCGTTGATCCATTTTGCGCTCTTCCAAAAGTACAAATGCGGCACCAGGAGACGGGCAGGTCCGCCGTGGGCGCGTTCAAGCGGTTCGCCGTCGAATTCCCAGGCCACCCACGCCCGGCCGCCAAGAAGGTCCGCGAGCGCGACATTGGTCGTGTATCCGCCGTAGGAATGGGCCATCGTGAACCTGCAGTTTGTTTCCACGTTCTCAAAAAGAGAATCCAGGGACACTCCCCGCCACCTCGTGCCCAGCTTGGACCAGCTGGTCACGCAGTGGATGTCCGTTTCGATGTCCATTTGGGGCAACGCCATGAAGGCGGCCCAGGACCACGCATGGCGTTGCCCTGCCTCAGTGGTGATGAAGAATTCCCAGTCGTCAGTGGGGATCCGGGGAGCGGGGCCGGCGGTAAGGACCGGGAAGCTGCCGGTCTCATATTGGCCCGGTGGCAACGCCGGATTTCCGCTCTGCCGTCTTCCATGAAATCCAGAAGAGATGATGCCCACCATGTACCTCCGATGCGGAGACTCAAGCCGGCTGTGCCCGGTTCCCCCACGATAGGGCAAGGGCCGGGCCGGGTCTAGACACTAAGCAAAGCCTGACCGGGTCACGCTCGTTGGTAGGTGCGCACCGCTTAGGGAAGTGAACGACGGCCTCACCAGCCGCCGCGCGTGGGCGTATGTCCCTTTCGGGCATCGTCCGGCATTGCCATTTCGGCACGCAGGCCCAGAAGTCGGATCGGGCGGCCCGCCTCGATTCCGGCCACGAGCTCCAAGGCCCGCGCGAGGATTTCGCTCCGATCAAAGGTCTCTGGAATCTTCTTCCCCTGGGTCGTAGTCAAGAACGGCGCGTACCGGACCTTCAGGGTCAGCCCAACGACGGGCCTGCCCTCGGCCACAACATCCTCGAGGACATGCGCTGCCAGTTCCCGTACAGCGTCCTCCACCTGGGCCGGATCGCTGAGGTCCTGCTGGAAGGTGGTCTCGCGGCTATGCCCGCGGGCAACCCAGGGGGTGTCGTCCACTACGCTGGTGCCGTCGCCTCGTCCGAGCTGCGCGTACCAAGGACCCATTTTGGGGCCGAATTCAGGGACCAGGGCCTGGGGGTCGGACGCAGCGAGCTCGGCGACTGTGTTGATGCCGAGTTTGGCCAGCCGGGCCGACACCCTGCTTCCGACACCCCACAGCTCCTTGGTGGGCAGGTTGCCCATGACATCGAGCCAATTCCCGGCGGTGAGCCGGAAGACGCCGGCCGGCTTTCCGAACCCGGTGGCGACCTTGGCCCGGACCAGGGTGTCGCCAATGCCGACGCTGCAATGCAACTGCGTTCGCGCCAGGACGGCGGCCTGCACCTGCCGGGCGTAGGCTTCCGGATCCTGCGTCTCAACCCCTACAAAGGCTTCATCCCAACCCAGCACCTGCACCGTGGCGCCAGGCTGCGCGCGCAGGGTAGCCATCACCGTTTCGGACGCCATGAGGTAGGCCTCCTGATCGACGGGCAGGATCACGGCGTCGGGCACTTTCCGCGCCGCAATCCGTAAGGGCATTCCGGAACCCACGCCGAACGCCCGGGCTTCGTATGACGCGGTCGACACCACAGCCCGTTCCGTGGGGTCGCCGCGACCTCCGACAATGATCGGTTTGCCCGCAAGCTCCGGCCGCCGGAGCACTTCGACCGCTGCGATGAACTGGTCGAGATCAACGTGCAGCACCCACGGGTTTCCGCCCACACCACCGGTTGTCATGTCTGCGCGCGCTCCGCCTCGATGTCGACGCCCGTGACCAGGTCGCCCGCGCGCTCGTAGACGAGCCAAACCGCGCCCTTCGGGAAGGCCCGGGGCTGCTGGGTGACCGCGAAGGCGGCTGGAATCGTACCGTCCCGGAAGATCCGCTTGCCCGTGCCGAAGGTCACCGGGTACAGCCAGAGATTCAACCGGTCGACGAGATCCGCGGTGAGGAGGGTCTGAAGGAGGTCGCCGCTGCCGATGACGTGCGTCTCGTCATGGCGTTCGCGGATCCCACGGACCTCGGATGCGACATCCGTCAGCACCGTTGTCCCGGTCCAAAGGGGGTCGGTCAGTGTGTGTGATGCGACATATTTCGGCACGGTGTTGAAGCGGGTCGCGATCGGGTCATCGGCCGGTGCGGTTGGCCAGAACCCGGCGAAGATGTCGTACGTCTTCCGGCCGAGGAGAAGTGCGTCGAGGCGTTCGATGCCCGCGCCGATCGCCTCGCCGGACTCTTTGTCGAAGTATGGTGCCTGCCAGCCGCCGAACTCGAAGCCGCCCTCGCGATCTTCGTCTGGTCCGCCGGGCGCCTGGTAGACACCGTCAAGGGTGCTGAACAAGTCGACCACGATGATTCCCATGGTGCGCTCCCTTTCATGAGGGCGGGCAGGACATCGCGGAATCGACATCCACACGGCCCATTTTTCGGCGAGCGCGACGGGAAGGCAAGAGCCTGTAGGGAAGTCACGAATTCAATGGATTGACTCGTGCTTGTCCTTTGAGTGGGAAATCGTTGCTCAGTCCAGCTCATCGAACAAGCGCGACAAGCAGTCCGTGTAGTTGGTCATGGTGTCCGCGAAAGTGAGAAGTTGGACTCCGCTCTTGGTGACGGCCCCTGCCCTTCCCGTGTCTGTTTCGTTGGCATGGCAGAGTAGTGGTTCGCAACTGGTTCCGTTCGCGGTGAGTCTTGCGATTCCCCAAGGATGGCTGGGTTCGGTCACTGCGATGCCCGCTGCGTCGAAAGTGTCGCGGAGGACGTATCTCGTGACTGTCCTCCATGACTGCAGAAACTGTGGCTGCAGCTGTTCAATGAGTTCGTCGTCGTTGCTGTCGTAAGCGCGCCTCAAGTCAGTGGATAGCTTGTCCCACTCCTGGGCGTCGCGGACCATGAGGTGTCCGGCCCGGAGACGGGCAATGGTTTCGTTCAACGTCATGGTCAGTCCCCAAACTTTCTGTCGTGTATGTTCCCGCCGGCGTAAGCAGGTCATCAACGGAGAGAACGGACGGGAACCCGGCATGATTCCCGCATGCGCTCAGCTGATTGGAAGCGCCCATCCGAATTTGCTCGTGCCGCCGCCCCTTGAACGTCTGATCGCTCCAGGGCTAGCATTGCCGCCACGGGACCCTGGTGTCCTTGGCCGCGGGGCCCAGCGGACACTGACATCGATCAAATTCGAGGAGACGCCCATGGGCGGGACAGCGGCGCAGGCGGCATCAGCAGACCTGATGATCGACCTGATCATATCTTTGGACGGGTATGCCTCCGCCGTAGGATGGCCCGGCTGGTGGGGCCTGGAAGGGCCGGAATACCTGGCGTGGCTCGATCAGGAGGGGCAGAAGGGCTACACCTTCCTTCTCGGGGCGAGAACCTACCGGCTGATGTCCAGGATGTCGGAGGAGGCAGCGGCCCAAGGCTCGGGATTCTCCGAGGATGAGGGCGCCACCCTGACCGGCCTTGCTGCCGTGCCGAAGGTCGTCTTTTCGTCCACGCTGCAGGCACCCTTGACGTGGCCGAACTCGGAGCTGGTCACGGGGGACGCGGTCCAGGCCGTGGCGGAGATGAAGCGGACCAGGACCGGGCCGTTGAGCACTCTCGGGAGCCTGAGCCTGTGCCGGTCGTTGCTGACCGCAGGACTCGTGGATAGATTCCGGGTGGTCGTTTTCCCGGTGATCACGGGCAGCACCGGGCGGGAGCGGATCTACGACGGCTATCCGGACGTCTCGCTTGAGATGGTGGAGAACAGGACCTTCGACGGTCGACTCCAGCTGCTCGAGTACATCCCCACGGTGCTCAGCGGTCCGCCGGGGACCGGTCGGGTGCCCGGTGACGTCCGGAGGTGACACCACCGGGTCAGGCTCAACTTCCCGAATCGTCAGCGACCGGCGGGTGCAGTGCGGCGTGCCTGGCCCGCGCCGCCGGCTCAATGGAGTCCACAGCATAGGGTTTGGTGGCCGAGCGCTGCAGCGGAAGACGCAATCGCACCTGATAGGCGCCGCTCCGGAACTTGGCGCGGGGATCCATCTGGATAACCAGGAGTGGCTCCTGGCGGGAGGCGTCCACCCGCAGCAACATTCCGTGCCGAAGACCATCGACGAGCAGCGGGGTGGCCGGCTCTACCGCGGTCTGCTTGAGCAGATGCTGATATTTCGGCCCAGCCGCGAGAAACAGGACTCCATGGGAGAAGCCGACGACTCGCAAAGGGATGACCATGTCAGGCTGCCGAGCGGGCCTGGGTTGCTTTTCGTGTTCCCCGGTTAAGGGTTCCGTGACCGTCTTCAACGAGCGATCGCATTCCTGGCACCTGGCCCGCGTGCCGACGTCGGCCAAGAGGGTCACAAGCAGCCCTCGCGGGGCGCTCCTCCATTTGTCGGCCACAACGGGGCACCACGCCGGGTGGTACTCCTTGCCGTTCTTCATTACATAGACCTGATCCTCGCCGAGGAGGGGCTTGCCCTCCCGCCGGGCGGCAGGCTCGACAGGTTTGAGAGGGCCGAGGCCTTTGGCGTTCGCGCTGCCTGCGTCGCCGCCCTTGAGGTACGTGCGGATCCATGGAGTGAGTGGTCGTTTCGGGCTAGGAATTGCGGGGCCTTCCTGTGCGGAGGGAGTGTTCCTTCCCTCGGTTCCCCCTACCTAGCTTGATGGCTTATCCCGCAAGTCGCTAGTCCGGCCCCAGTGCCCATCACAAGAATCTGCCCCTTGACATTTCCCTTAGGGGAGAGTGCGAGGGTGGAAGACATTCAAGGAGGTGAAGGCATGTCAAGAACCAAAGAAGTCACTGACGCGTCCTTCGACGCCGAAGTGCTGAAGTCGGCCAAACCCGTCGTCGTGGAATTCTGGGCGGTTTGGTCGGGACCCTGCACCAGGCTTACGCCTGTCCTTGAACAGCTCGCGGTCGAATACGCTGACAAAATCGACGTTGTCAAAGTCAATGTCGATGAGAATCCCGAAACCGCGGGTGCCTTCGGGATCAGCTCTGTTCCGTCGGTGTTCTTGTTCAAGGACGGCGAACGAAGAATCTCCGTGATCGGCGTCGGGGCGAAGCGGTACTTCGAGATGGAATTCGCTGAATACTTGCGCTAGTCCTGCTTCACCCCATGGGCGCCTTCCCCTACAGTGGGAGGTCAATGGGGGATGACGGGGTGCATGGTGCGAATCGGTGAAGCCGCCCAAGCGGCGGGTATGACGAGCAAGGCCTTGAGGTTCTACGAAGAGCATGGGCTGTTGCCGGCTGCGAAACGGTCTGCCAACGGATATCGCGATTACACAAGCGAAACCATCAACAGGCTCGACTTCATTCGCCGCGGTCGCGCCGCGGGACTGGCCTTGTCACAGATCCGCGAAATCCTGCTTCTCCGGGATGCGGGCCGCGCCCCTTGCACCCATGTGCGCGACCTCTTGGCCGGTCAGTTGGCCGACCTCGACGCACAGATCGCCGAACTCGTCGCGCTGCGCGCCACCGTGGCCGATTTCCACGCCGTCGCCGCTGCTGCGGACCCGGATGCGTGCGACGCCGAACGGATCTGCAGCTACCTCTGACCCACCTATGATTGTCCCAAGGGCACGGATCGATCCCATTCATCCGGCTCCCTGATTCGACACACATTGGTGAGTGAAGTGAAGCGATTCCTCGTGACCCTGCTGGCCGCGGCCCTGTGGTTGTGCGGATGCGCCGGTCCGGGAGATCCGGACGCGGGGCATACCGGTGTTGTCACCGGCGTTGTCCTGACCGCACCGGTATGTCCCGTCGAACGTGTCGGTCAGGAGTGTCCGCCGCGCCCCGTCCCAGGCGCCGCGGTTGTCGCCTTGGCGGGGGACGCTGCCCGGGGCTCGACACGGACCGACGGCACCGGTGCCTTCCATCTCACGCTGCCTGACGGTCGTTACGTGATCAAGGCGAGCAACATCGGCGGTTACCTTTCAATGGCGACCCAGCCGGTGGTCATCTCGGAGATCCCCGTTCATGTCACGCTGGTTGTGGACAGCGGGATTCGCTAAGCGAGCTACTCGGCGGACGGTCGTTTCCGTTGTTGTTTCGTCGCCGCCCGGTGTTCCTTTGCGACCCGGTGCCGGCGCTTCGAGCTCCGGGTGGGTTTGCTCGCCCGTCGGGCAGCCGCTTCGGGAGCAAGACCCTCCGCCACGAGGCGCGAGAGCTTGGCCAGTGCGATTTCGCGATTCCGCAACTGGGACCGCTGCTCGGAGGCGGCCACTGTGATCACCCCGGCGATGAGACGGGGTCCAAGACGCGTGACCAACAGCAGCCGTTGGTCATCGGAAAGCGCTACCGAGTCGGCGACATTCCATGACAGTTCGACGCGGCTGTCCGAGGTGTTGACGTGTTGACCGCCAGGCCCTGACGAGCGGGAGAACCGCCAGCCGAGTTCCGACGTCGGAATCGTGAGCGCAGGTGACACTTCGAGATCCATGCTGCAAGCGTTTCACGATATCGGCGGGAACAAAGCCCGCCGCGTGCGTCTCAGCTCCCGGAAGCCTTCGCCGCTTTGATCGCGGCTTTGGCAGCCTGCTTGTTGGCGCGAACTTTTCTCAGCGACTCCGGATCCACGATGTCGGCGACAGAAAGAAAAGCGCTCTCCTGGCCGTATGCGCCGGCAGCCTCGCGCCAACCTTGCGCCTGGAGTCCGCGCTGCTTCCCGAGCAGTGCCAGGAAGATTTTTGCCTTCTGCTCTCCGAAGCCGGGCAATTCCTTCAACCTGCGGAGCACCTCCTTGCCATCTGGGTTGTCCTGGGTCCAGATGGCCGTTGCGTCTCCATTCCAATCGTGCTGAACGGTCGCGGCGAGATCCTGGACGCGGCCGGCCATCGAGCCGGGGAAACGGTGGACGGACGGACGCTCCTTGAAGACCTCAACGAAGCCTGCAGGGTCATATTCAGCGATTGCGGCAGGGGACATGGATCCGATCCGCGTCCGGATCTTTTCGGGTCCGGCAAACGCAGACTCCATGGTCACCTGTTGGTCTAGCAGCATCCCGATGAGAAGTGCGAACGCGTCATCGCTGAGCAGTTGGTCGGCGGCGGGGTCGCCCGTAATGTGCAGTTCCATGCGCCCATCCTCCCACCTGCTTTGATTCGCGTCATGGTGGCCGACTCGGCACTCTGATTCCGTCTTCGTCTGTCAGCTCCCCGGCAACTCGCGCCGTTCGAGTGTCTGCCCATAGGGTACGTCCCGGCTGATTGCGACGGTGTACCTGGTGAATCCGTGCTGCGTCACGAGGATCCCGTGACGGTGCTCCCTGACGGCGTGTTCGCGGGCGATTTCGACGGCGGTGTTCAGGTCGTTCTCGATGGTGTCAGGGTCGTGGGCGGTGATTTCCAGGACGACGTCCGAGTGGCGTTTGATCATCGTGGGCTCTTTCTCGGTGGGAAGTACCGGGCTCTCAGCGGTCACGGGCTTCCGGGCCGGGCGCGCCCGGGGAGGCGGAAGGCGGTGGTTCGAGAGGGGCTGCCCGGCATTCTGTGATGGGGCGGTTGCTGGCCGTAGAATCCGGCGGGCTTGATCGGCGGAAGGATTTTCCTGCGGATCTGTAGCCAGTGTGGATGATCGGCGGCTCGGGCACAAGTTGAAATGCCGAAAAAAGTTGGCCGTGTCGGCGAATTGCATTCGCGGAGGTCATCCCGCGGGAGCGGGTGTCTGGCTGTCCTAGGACCGGGAGGGCCACGCGCCGGAGCAGGTTTGTGCCCTAGTGTCGATTTGAGACCGCCGAGCTATTTCGAAGGAGTACCGATGAGAATTGCAGTGACGGGTGGAAGCGGAAAGCTGGGCCGGCATGTCGTGCGCCGGCTCAGCGGGGACGGCCACCAGGTGTTGAACCTGGACCGTGCGGGCGAGCGAAGCCCGGGTCTGGCGATCGTCGACCTGCGTGACTATGGCCAGGTGCTGGATGTGTTCCTGGGCCTGGACGACCGGCACAGTGGCTTCGACGCCGTCGTGCATCTGGGGGCCATTCCAGCCCCCGGCATCGTCCCGGATGTGGCGACGTTCGAGAACAACATGCTTTCGACGTACAACGTGTTTCAGGCGGCCCGCCGGGCCGGCATCAAGAAGGTTGTCTACGCCTCAAGTGAGACGGTGCTGGGACTGCCGTTCGACGTCGACCCTCCGTACATCCCGGTGGATGAGGAATACCCGGCGCGGCCGGAAAGCACCTATTCGCTCGTGAAGCATTTGGAAGAGCAGATGGCCATCGAGTTGACGCGCTGGGACCCCGAGCTGAGCATCGTGGGGCTGCGGTTCTCCAACGTCATGGACGCGGAAGACTACGAACGGTTTCCGTCCTTCGACTCCGACGCCAGGCTGCGCAAGTGGAACCTTTGGGGTTACATCGATGGCCGCGACGGGGCACAGGCTGTGGCCCGGGCCCTTGAAAACGGCAAGCCGGGGTTCGAAGCATTCATCATCGCGAACGCGGACACGGTCATGAGCCGGTCCAGTGCCAGCCTGGCCGCAGAGGTATTCCCCGATGTGAAGGTGACCAAGGACCTGGAAGAGCACGAGACCATGCTCTCCATCGATAAGGCCAGGCGACTCCTGGGCTTCGAGCCTGAACACACTTGGCGCACCTACCATTCGAACCGCACCACCCCCGTCGAGGATTGAGGAACAGCATGCAATACCGCACTTTGGGCAACAGCGGCGCAGTGGTTTCGAACTACGCGCTCGGAACGATGACATTCGGTGCCGAAGCTACCGAGGAAACGTCCCACGCCATCCTGGACAGCTACGTCGCCGCCGGCGGCAACTTCATTGACACCGCCGATGTTTACAGCGCCGGTGCATCGGAAGAGATCATCGGCCGTTGGCTGGCCGAACGGCCCGATGCGCGGGACCGCGTGGTGCTGGCCACCAAGGGCCGCTTCCCTATGGGGACGGCGCCGAACGACGTCGGCACCTCCCGACGCCACCTCACGCGGGCGTTGGACGACTCGCTCCGCCGCCTGGGCGTGGAGCAGATCGACCTCTACCAAATGCACGCGTGGGACCCCATCACACCGTTGGAGGAGACGCTGCGCTTCCTGCACGACTCCGTCAGCAGCGGCAAGATCGCCTACTACGGTTTTTCCAACTTTCTGGGGTGGCAATTGACCAAGGCCGTCCACGTCGCCAAGGCCTTTGGATGGAGCGCACCGGTGACCTTGCAGCCGCAGTACAGCCTGCTGGTGCGTGAGATCGAATCGGAGATCGTTCCGGCATCCCTGGATGCTGGAATCGGGCTGCTGCCGTGGTCTCCCTTGGGCGGGGGTTGGCTCTCCGGCAAGTACAAGCGCAATGTGCCGCCAACCGGCGCGACCCGCCTTGGTGAAAACCCGGAACGCGGCATGGAAGCCTGGCAGGCCCGCAACGACGACCCCCGCACCTGGGACGTCATCGGGACAGTGGAAAAGATTGCAGCGGACCACGGCGTCAGCGCCTCCCAGGTTGCACTGGCCTGGCTGACGGACCGGCCCGCCGTGACCTCCGTGATCCTCGGCGCCCGCACAACGGATCAGCTGGCGGACAACCTGGCCGCGGCAGACCTGGAACTCAGCCCCGAGGAAACCGGCCGGCTCACCGAGGCCAGCCAACCGCGCGTCGGCGTCTATCCGTACGGTCCGATGGCGCAGAACCAGCGCAGCCGGAAGATCGAGGGCGGAAGATAGTTAGAGGTCCATTGCCCGCGGGGCAGGACAGGCGTTGAATGTGGCTTATGGTCGACTGGGTCCTGATCTCCAACCTCGGCACCGCTCTCGGTACGACCGTTCTCGCCGTCGCGACGTTCATTTCCACGCGCTCGGCCAACCGGTCGGCGCGGCTGGCCGAGCGTGCCCTGCTGAATGGATTGCGCCCCATCCTGCTGCCTTCCAATTGGTCTGACGCCCCGCAGAAGGTGCGCTTCATGGAAGGCAAATGGATGGTGGTGCGCGGTGGCCATGCCGCTCTCGAGATCAGCGACGACGCTGTGTATCTGTTGATGTCTGTGCGCAACGCCGGTGCGGGAGTGGCGATCCTGCACGGCTGGCACCTTCCCCCGGACTCCAGGGCACCGTTGTCGCCAGTTGAGGAGTTCCACCGGCTCACCCGGGACATCTACGTGCCTGCCAACGACGCCGGATTCTGCCAGGTCGCCATCCGGGACCCGGAGTCGGCCGACTTCCGCAACGCAACCGCCGGAGCGGCCGGCGAAGGGTTCGCCGTCGACGTGCTCTACGGAGACGCTGAAGGCTCGCAGCGCGTTGTCTCCCGCTTCTTCATCACCTCTGGACCCGCGGGCGCGGGGCACGACGACGACGTCGACTGGCTGCTGATGGTCTCGCGCCACTGGAACCTGGACTTGCCGGCACCGCGCGGCTGAGTCCGGTTACGGCGCCAGACTTGTTCCGGCGGTCCTAGCCGGCCTCGCTTTGGATGCGGTCCTTGACGCTTTGGGGCATGGTGGAGCAGGCGTCGTTATCGGTGCGCTGGCCGGCATGGCTGTCGGCGGTGTCTGTGATGCCGATTGTCGCGACGGCCCCCTGCCATCCGCCCAGGCCAGCGAGCTGCCGGGGTACCCAGACGTTGGCGGCTCCATTCACAAGGTTCCACACGGCGGGGTCGACGCCCGTGCCGAGGTAGATGCCCCCGCTGGGGTCTCTCTTGACCAGATCCGGTAGTGGGAGGACGCCCATGAGCTGCGCCGACTGGTAATCGGTCATGTTCCACGGCGGTGTTCCGAAGTAGTACCAGCTGGCGGCGCAAACGCCGTAGAGGTGGGGTCCGAACTGGGCATAGTTCAGATAGAGCTCCAAGGTGCGCTGAGGGCTCAACGTGTAGCTGAACTGGGTTGCGAGGACAGCTTCAATGCCCTTGCGCACGGCGTTTTGGTCGTCCCAGAGGAAAATGTTCTTGACCAGCTGCTGGGGGATCGTGGAACCGCTGGGGTCGGGCTTTCCCTGGAAGTACGCCTGTGCCCTTGCCTGGAGGTCGCCGACGTCGAAGGCCCCGCTGCGTGTGCCGAGCTGTTCGTCTTCATGGGCGATGGTCGCGGCCAGCAAGTGCCGGCTCATGTGGTTGATCGAGACGAACTGATAGACGTTGGGCTCACCCGCCTCCAGCATGTAAGCGGTACGTGTCGGGGTCACGCCCATACTGAACATGAAGGCAATAATTTGGACCAGGACAAGCGGGGCGATCAGCGCCAGGAGGAGCTTGCGCCGCCACTTCCGTTTGGACCGCTTGGCCTTCTTGGCGCCTTTAGGAACTGGGGGCTGGGCCTGATCCGGCTCCGTTACAGACTGCACCCAGTTTTGCGCAGCCCTCTCCGGCTCGGAAGGGACAGGCACCGGGTAGCTGATGACTTTTGCACGCGCCGGTTCTGGGTGCCCCGCTGAAGGGCGGCGCCCAGGCTGCGGACGCCGAGGAGAGGTCGGTGGTGTTGGGGTGTCCATCGGTCTGCCTTCGCTTCTCGTCCCGCGCGGTTACCCCGGGAGGGGTAGAGGATGGCACGAAAGTCTACCGGGCCTTGCTGGTTGATCCCTTCAGCCAAGTAGTCCGGTCCCCGTCCCTTAGGGTGCGGGGGAAGATTGTAAGTACACTTACCGAAGTCATCACGAGCAAATATCGGAGCGGCAATGACTTCTGCACGGACCTTTGAATCGATCGTCATCATTTTCAATCCCAACAGCACCGGGGATGCACGCAGACTGGCTGAGGGTCTCCACGGCGAGCTGGAGGGTCTTCTTAGCTACCCGGTGGACATCAGGCTGCAGCCGACCGCCCATGCCGGTCATGCAGTGGAGCTCGCGCGGGACGCTGTGAGCGGCGGCGGGGACGTGTTGGTGGTTTCCGTCAGCGGCGACGGGGGCTACAACGAAGTTGTCAACGGTGTGATGCAAGGCGGCAATCCCAGGGCGGTGTGCGCGGTGCTGGGTGCGGGCAATGCCAATGACCACCGGCGGA
This genomic interval from Arthrobacter sp. FW306-2-2C-D06B contains the following:
- a CDS encoding DUF6510 family protein — translated: MSGNNGSDSPDATDPGLEDQDIAGRVANAIPHLDGNAVAGPLWELFRFDIVAAIGRCRHCGAVRAFGETMVYVDAPGIVVRCASCEGVLLRLVETPTRYWLDVSGLSYLQIDREV
- a CDS encoding FAD-binding oxidoreductase; protein product: MSTLWRVADVVSIMPETETARTIGLRVNGLNGNLAGQHIDIRLTADDGYSAVRSYSVARAGMDETLEITVDELANGEVSPYLVRELAVGDQLEIRGPVGGWFVWKPTDKNPVQLIAGGSGIVPLMSMIRAHQASENPSQFRLLYSLKSPEAGFYREELQTLGQESHKLVIDYAYTRKAPKDWPTAPQRLTAETLLANILPKDPTPDIFICGQTVFVETVAEWLVRAEYPAASIKTERFGGTGGTR
- a CDS encoding sulfite oxidase-like oxidoreductase, which produces MVGIISSGFHGRRQSGNPALPPGQYETGSFPVLTAGPAPRIPTDDWEFFITTEAGQRHAWSWAAFMALPQMDIETDIHCVTSWSKLGTRWRGVSLDSLFENVETNCRFTMAHSYGGYTTNVALADLLGGRAWVAWEFDGEPLERAHGGPARLLVPHLYFWKSAKWINGIELTQDDVPGFWESNGYHLHGDPWREERYS
- a CDS encoding DNA polymerase IV, producing the protein MTTGGVGGNPWVLHVDLDQFIAAVEVLRRPELAGKPIIVGGRGDPTERAVVSTASYEARAFGVGSGMPLRIAARKVPDAVILPVDQEAYLMASETVMATLRAQPGATVQVLGWDEAFVGVETQDPEAYARQVQAAVLARTQLHCSVGIGDTLVRAKVATGFGKPAGVFRLTAGNWLDVMGNLPTKELWGVGSRVSARLAKLGINTVAELAASDPQALVPEFGPKMGPWYAQLGRGDGTSVVDDTPWVARGHSRETTFQQDLSDPAQVEDAVRELAAHVLEDVVAEGRPVVGLTLKVRYAPFLTTTQGKKIPETFDRSEILARALELVAGIEAGRPIRLLGLRAEMAMPDDARKGHTPTRGGW
- a CDS encoding dihydrofolate reductase family protein, giving the protein MGIIVVDLFSTLDGVYQAPGGPDEDREGGFEFGGWQAPYFDKESGEAIGAGIERLDALLLGRKTYDIFAGFWPTAPADDPIATRFNTVPKYVASHTLTDPLWTGTTVLTDVASEVRGIRERHDETHVIGSGDLLQTLLTADLVDRLNLWLYPVTFGTGKRIFRDGTIPAAFAVTQQPRAFPKGAVWLVYERAGDLVTGVDIEAERAQT
- a CDS encoding dihydrofolate reductase family protein is translated as MGGTAAQAASADLMIDLIISLDGYASAVGWPGWWGLEGPEYLAWLDQEGQKGYTFLLGARTYRLMSRMSEEAAAQGSGFSEDEGATLTGLAAVPKVVFSSTLQAPLTWPNSELVTGDAVQAVAEMKRTRTGPLSTLGSLSLCRSLLTAGLVDRFRVVVFPVITGSTGRERIYDGYPDVSLEMVENRTFDGRLQLLEYIPTVLSGPPGTGRVPGDVRR
- the trxA gene encoding thioredoxin, with protein sequence MSRTKEVTDASFDAEVLKSAKPVVVEFWAVWSGPCTRLTPVLEQLAVEYADKIDVVKVNVDENPETAGAFGISSVPSVFLFKDGERRISVIGVGAKRYFEMEFAEYLR
- a CDS encoding heavy metal-responsive transcriptional regulator; its protein translation is MRIGEAAQAAGMTSKALRFYEEHGLLPAAKRSANGYRDYTSETINRLDFIRRGRAAGLALSQIREILLLRDAGRAPCTHVRDLLAGQLADLDAQIAELVALRATVADFHAVAAAADPDACDAERICSYL
- a CDS encoding carboxypeptidase-like regulatory domain-containing protein; this translates as MSEVKRFLVTLLAAALWLCGCAGPGDPDAGHTGVVTGVVLTAPVCPVERVGQECPPRPVPGAAVVALAGDAARGSTRTDGTGAFHLTLPDGRYVIKASNIGGYLSMATQPVVISEIPVHVTLVVDSGIR
- the arfB gene encoding alternative ribosome rescue aminoacyl-tRNA hydrolase ArfB yields the protein MDLEVSPALTIPTSELGWRFSRSSGPGGQHVNTSDSRVELSWNVADSVALSDDQRLLLVTRLGPRLIAGVITVAASEQRSQLRNREIALAKLSRLVAEGLAPEAAARRASKPTRSSKRRHRVAKEHRAATKQQRKRPSAE
- a CDS encoding HhH-GPD-type base excision DNA repair protein produces the protein MELHITGDPAADQLLSDDAFALLIGMLLDQQVTMESAFAGPEKIRTRIGSMSPAAIAEYDPAGFVEVFKERPSVHRFPGSMAGRVQDLAATVQHDWNGDATAIWTQDNPDGKEVLRRLKELPGFGEQKAKIFLALLGKQRGLQAQGWREAAGAYGQESAFLSVADIVDPESLRKVRANKQAAKAAIKAAKASGS